GTATAGAGAATAAAAGGATTTTTGGTAAATATAGACAGCATATTAGTTATCAAATATGCTCGGCTGAAGCCACTAAGCTGAAAAGTAGGGCGGCCTAACTCCACATAAGGGTTCCAGGTTGATAACCAGCTATGATGGTTTCCGTTCAGATGTTGATTAATTTCTGGAATGTATACGGAACTCTGATCGGAAAATTTACGATTGGATATGTAGGTATTCTCAACTATTAAGTTACTACCTACTACTTCATAATTGTTATTGTGAGGAAATATGACTTCTCCCTTTAAAAAAACCGGCGTAAAGTAGAGAAGCTGAACAAAAATCAAAAGAATAAAAGATTGCTTATATTTCATAACCTAGCAGCTATTCTTTTCTCTGTAGGAGTTCATAGTTATCTGGAAGAGATTTAGTGCCAATGACCTCAAAGTCCTCTTGGAAGTGATTCCATAAAAGAGGATGAGTATTTTTGAAGCGTAGTTCATCTCGACCGTCTAAAGCAATATCACCTAAAATTATCCAGTTAACATTTTTCTTGCGAAGCTCCTCTATCATTGTTTTTTGCCTATCTTCCACTTCAGGAAAAAGTAAGTAAATATCCCAAATCGGGGACTTTCTTTGCACAATTGGATAAAAAGTTGGCCAGTGAGGCGCGATGAGCAATCCTTCGTTAGGCTGTATTAATTGATTATTAATTTTTATAACCGTATCGATTAAGTTAGCAGTTGCTACATCCATCCAAAGCGTATCGCCAGTAACGCTTCTTTGAACATACTGCTCTGGCGGAGCAGTTACCCTAAGGTAGTACGGGCTGACCAGACCTACACTAAGCAGTGTTGCAGCGAAAGTAATAGACAGCAGACCTGTATTAGCTTTTTTCTTAAAATTCCCTCGAAACATTGATGGAAGACACATTAATCCAATCAATAATGGATGAATAGCTTGAGCTAAATGTCCTAAGTCTGCGCGAGAAAAGGCATAGTGCATATACAGAAAGCTAACAAACGTAGATGCAATCAGTGGATGCTTTAGCCGAAGAGCATCACGCTTTGAAAGAAATAATTGGATAAGTATTAAAGTATTAAATAAAGGCAATATTAAGAAAAATATTCCTATAGAAAATGCATTGGCAGCCTGAATAAGATTCATTTCAGAATAATTGGGATACCAGACCCAGGGAACTGGTAGCGGTAAATTTGTTCCGCCTAAACGAAATAAAAATTTGATGCTGTCTACAAAGCTTTCAAAGAAACCAGGAACTACGAAAAGCATAAAAAACATGGGGGAGTAGCCCATAAGTATTCCACAACCCCAGGCTACAAAGCGTCTGAAAATATCATTTCTACCGAGCTTTGCCCAAGTGAAGAATATCAAAAGCAAAAAAGATAAGAATGCATACAGACCGTGATTACGCCCTAGAAAAGCTGCCAAGCCAACAAAAACTCCAGCGATAAAATGTCGAAGTAATGAAGGTCTTTCGAGGAGTAAAATACCAAAATACACGGCAGCCATTGCGATACTTGGCTCAAAAAGCTTGTGGCGCGGGAACATCCAGAGCAGTAGTAATAATCCTTCGATAGCCAGTAACCACCAAGATTGAGTTACTCGTTTGAGGGATAACAGTCCAAAAGCCAAACCTATAGTCTGGAAAATGGCTGTGGATATCCTCAAGGAAAGGATGCTATCATTGCCAAAAATTTTGAACCAAGCTGCACCCCAGTAATATCGACCTGGATCGTAAGACTGGAAGTCTCGAATAGGTACTTCGCCTAGAGCTGTATGTATGGTTCCATACCATAGGAAACCTTCGTCACCTAAGTTTATGCCGATATTGCTCTGAAGTATGAATGAGGTAGTAACTAGCGCGGCAGCGAGCAGGAAGACTTTGAGGAAAGCAGGGAGTCGCTGAAAGTAAAGCCAACTAACATTAGTTTTCATGGAAAAACTGCTTCACTGCCTTGGTAATTACTTGAATCTGCTGGTCGCTTAACTCATAAAATATCGGTAAACGGAGCAGCCGATTAGAAATATCGTCAGTCACATTCATATTGCCACAAACGCGACCATACCTTCTTCCGGCTGGGGAAGAGTGTAGGGGTACGTAATGAAATACAGCATTGATGCCACAAACCTTCAATTTTTCTATTAATGCAGTGCGGCTCTCTAAATCTGGTAGAAGCAAATAGTACATATGGGCATTGTGCTGGCATTCTGCCGGAATAATGGGACGGCGCACCGTACCTCGCTCTTCCAAGTCAGCAAACGCCTCGTCATATTGCTGCCAAATGTCCAGCCTTTTGCGGGTGATAGTATTGGCTGATTCTAGCTGCGCCCATAGAAATGCAGCATTGATTTCACTTGGCAAGTAAGATGAGCCAATATCCACCCAAGTATATTTGTCCACTAACCCCTGGAAGAATTGGCTGCGGTTGGTTCCCTTTTGCCAAATTATCTCAGCGCGATCGCATAATTCTGGGTCATTAACCAGCAATGCGCCCCCTTCACCACAAATTACATTCTTAGTTTCGTGAAAGCTAACAGCGGCTAAATGACCAATACTGCCTAGAGAGCGCCCTTTGTAAGCCGCGCCTATTCCTTGAGCTGCATCTTCTATTACTAGCAACTGGTGATGCTGGGCAATTTCCATAATTTTGTCCATTTCACAGCCAACACCAGCATAATGAACTGGAGCGATCGCTTTAGTTTTGGGAGTAATCGCTGCCTCTATTTTGGATTCATTAATATTTAGAGTATCTGGGCGAATATCGACAAACACTGGTACGCCACCCCGCAGCACAAAGGCATTCGCAGTCGAGACAAAGGTGTATGACGGCATAACCACCTCATCTCCTGGCTGGATCTCGGCAAGGATGGCTGCCATCTCTAGTGCTGCCGTACAGGAGTGGGTTAACAATGCTTTGTAGCAGCCAATTTCTGACTCTAACCAAGCATGACATTTTTTAGTAAATTCGCCATTTCCGGAAAGATGGGCGTTAGCGATCGCTTGCTGAAGGTACTCCTGCTCTCTACCAGTAGTAAATGGCTTATTGAAGGGAATGTTCACAAGACTCTCAACTGCGACTTGCTATCAAAAGCAAGGAGCCACCAGCAGGAAATGAGAAGCCAAGACGGATCATGGTCTTTTCCAAGTATAGAATGCTCTCTAAGATAGCATTCATCCAGCCACTAATCCTCAGCTCAGATGTAGCATCATAGTTTGGATTAGGTTTTCGCTGCTGCAAACGAGAGAGCGCCATTAAAGGTAGTAGCAGCGAAACAAAGGATGTCATTCTTACTACTGTGAATCCGGCACATTCCACTTTAGTTTTTAACTCTTGGGCGTGATACCGACGTACATGGTGAGCATAGTCATCAGCTTGGCTCCAGAGCCAACGATGCTGTGGAACAGTCAGCACAATACCGCCCCCTGGCTTAGTTGCTTGATACATTTGGGCTAAAACTTTTCCGTCTTCTTTGATATGTTCCAAAACATCAAAAGCACCAATGACATCAAATTCATTTGCAAAGGGGATTTTACAAGCATCCATCTGAAATAACTCTGCCTTAGATAGCCGCTGAGCAGCAAAATCCAAGCCTATGGTAAAGATTTCACTCCCCCACAAACGAAGTTTAGGAAATGCTTGCTCAATGCCCCACAAGACAAATCCAGTTCCACAGCCGATTTCCAAAAAGCTTTTAGCTTGGGGAAAATAGCGTTGCAAGGCCCAAATTATCAAACGGTTGCGGGAACGAAACCAAAAGTTCTCCGCTTCTAGGGTAGCAAGCTTAGTAAAAAACCTAGCCTCAAAGCCATCACTTGCTTCTGCCAGTTGAGGTGCGAATGCCACATAGCCATCTACCAGCTTTGGTGCATGACCACAAGAGGTACAAGTCCATCCCAATATCTCAAAGTGTTTGCCGCACATACCACACACCTTCATCCCTGACTTCCTATTACTATACCTGCAACGATTAAACCCATCCCTACAACTTTAGGCATTGTGATTGCATCGTGAAAGAAGATGGAACTGAGACTAAGTACTAAAACAAATGTGATGCTCGTGAAGGGATAGGCATAGCTGAGCGTAAACTTAGTCATAGCAGCCATCCATGAAACTGCTGCTAAAAAAGCACAGGCAAAGCTACTAATTATCCAAGGATTAGCTAGCAAGCGTAAAATAAACCACAGTTTTTCTGATGCTTCCACTGGAAATGAACCCGCAGCATTAACTTGCCACTTAATAATAATTTGACCATAAACTGTAAGCAGAATTGTCAGAAGAATATATAGGTGAGTCATTATACTTAACCAACTTTTTTTAAATGTGCTATTGTTTCTTTCTCTCTCTCCTGCAAACCCGAATACCCTGGTGCCAAATCGAAGGCATACTTACAATTTATGTAAAGCGTTAAATTTTGATTAAAGGTCAGACTTAAACTTGCAGTATTTACCGCTGATGTCCAAGCCGTGAATAGAGGCTTTTTTACCATTTCTCTGACGAATACATTAGCTCTGTAAAAACGGAGTTTAGCCAAGCCAGTAATGAAAGCATCCAATTCTGCAACTTTGTGAATTAGTTTCACCGTGGTATCTGACAATTTAGATAGTTCTCCCTTTTCAAATTTAGATGTCCTTGGAGAGCGCTGCCAACTCGCAGAATTGACAAGTACAGGTAATCATTTCTCAAATAGTCTAGTCTGTTTCCTTTGATGTCCATGAATGGAACAACACAAAGTATTTACTCTGTAAAATTTGTCTCAAATAATACAATGTGTGCTGACCCCATTTGTCAATCAGCTTTGTTGAAAACATTTACAGAGCCTTGGGCGAAAGTTTGGATGAAATAAATCCAATTCCAAAGAAAATTCCGCAGAGGTTAATATTTTTTTTCGAATGTAACAGGGCTTACATCGTTGAGAACGAAAGCTTTAAATTCAAAAAAAATTTATATGATAATTAATCAAATAAAATGACAACTAGCTTATACCTTTCAATTCTGCCATGAACTTTACTCAATTTTAGACTAAAATAGCCAATCCAAATCCAGACTTACCATATCCGTTACCATTGTATAACATATATTTTTCATCTTTATAATTAAAAACGAAGGGATACTCAACACTTTCAGAATCCCAGCCTGAAGTAGACACATTAAGGCAAAATTTTTCATCAAACCTTTCCCAGTGAATACCATCTAATGATTCTGCATAGCCAATCCGATAAGCAGTGCCCCGGTATGAATACCACATCTTATATATACCATTCTCTTTAATTACACAAGGTTTGGCTATGGCATATTCATCAGGAGATTTAAAGTTAAGCGCAATCGTCCCTTCTCTTATCCAATTAATACCATCTAATGACTCGGCATATTTGATTAAGTATGCCATGTCAGTCGGTTGGGAACCCCATTTTAGATTAGATCCATACCACATTTTCCAGACTTGACCATCCCGCATTACCCAAGGGTAGGATATAGAAAGCGGGTCAACTTCATTTCTATCGACAATTGGTGCTTTAGAAAATCGTTTAAACTCAGACTCTAGTGAATTGCTAATAGCTAAACCGATACTATTACGCCACGGAACCGTTACGCCCAGATTCCATCCAAGATAGTAGAGATATCTTTTTTCATCAAGGATAGTCAAGCATCCCATAGAAACACCGCTGTCATCAAAGGTGCCTATTTCCCCTGGCTGAACTACAGGTTGATTGGATATTTGTATGACTTGCTGGGGATTGTTAAGATTAATAATTATAAATCCAATACTCGATCTGTTTTTCCTATCCCTACAGCTGAAATATATTTTAAAAGTATCTTTTTCAAGATATTCTGCTACTGGGTTAGCTGCATGAGATATCATCCATTCATAATTATTATTGGGACAAAAAATTAGCCCTAGCTTTTTCCATTTCATTTCAAACTACCTATAAATTTCTTAATCGATTGCTCGGAACTTTGGATAACTCTGCTGCATCAGATGCGTAAACTCCATTTTCTTGAGTATCCTGAAGAATTAATGCTCCAGCGCCAATGACACATCCTTTTGCTACAGTGACATGATCTCTAATAGTGGCATTAACGCCTATAAAGCAGCTTTCACAAATTTTAACTCCACCTGAAATCACAACATGAGAAGTAATAAAACAGTTATCCTTTATCTCAGAATGATGTCCTATATGATTTCCACTCCAAACTGTGACGTTATTACCAATTTTTACAAAGGGTTGGATAGTAACGTCTTCTAAAATAAAACAATTATCACCAATTTGGGTGTCACCCCAATGTGTAGTTTTAGAACTAATGTAACTAATTAACTTATACCCTTTTTGCTTAGCTAAATTATATTTATTTGTCCTAACCGTATTAAGCTTTGCGTAACTAACAGCAATAAACATTTCATGGACTTCAGGCGAGTAATTTTGTTCAACTTCATCAAATGGAACAAGCGGTAGACCACAAAATTCACTTAACTTAAGGTATTCTCTATCTACCGTGAAAGCTACCACTTCATGATTGCTGTCATGGGTCAAATAAAAATGTGCCAGCTGTGCGATGTCTCCAGTACCAAAAATAACTATTTTACTCATTGTGCTTTTAATTGTTATTTTACTTTTATTAAAATTAAATTTTATTTTTTCTAACTATTAGAGTAAATTCATATAGTCCATAATCATGCAGTAAAGCTACATTTCTAGAAAATCTTTTTTTGCATAAATCAAAATAGAAGCATGGATCGGCGTAATATAAATGATCTTGCATATACTCTCTGTCGGAATAACTAGTTAAAATGTTAAATGCAAAACCAGATTGGCTGATAATATTGATACTATTCAAAGTTTCAATAATATATTCTTCCCACTCCTGATTGCTTCTATCCAGTTTTACATTAAAAATCCCGCTAGCAATCGTGTAATCGGAAACCAAAGAAAAATTATTATCCGAGGAAAAATAGCAATTAGGTTTATCGTGATACAATTCTCTTGCTTTGGCAATCATTGCTTCTGACAAGTCAAAGCCCCTATAGTTAAATTTGTAGCTTTTTTCAGCCATAAATGCAAATAAAGAACCGTATCCACATCCATAGTCATTGATAGAAAAATGAGCTGGTTGATTGCATAGCTTTAGCAGTTGCTCAAACCTTATTTGTTGAGACTCTAGAGAATTCCAATCTACACCTTGAGGTACAGAACCGTATATAGCTAGTTTTTCGGTGTAATAATATTTAACATCCTCTTTAATAGAATTAAATTTACTGTTCATGTTTTTCTAACCTCTGATACAATTGCCGAACTATTGTATAAGGTCTATTTTTAGTCTCAATAAATATTTTTGAAATATACATTCCAATTACACCCAAAAAGCATATTATGAGACCTCCTATAAACCATATAGAAACAATCAGAGATGTCCAACCTACAAGGGTAGTATTAAATAAAAGTTTACGCCTTACCAAGTCTAGAATAAAAATAGCAGATATCAATGCCATAAATAAACCTATATAAAAAATATAGATTAAAGGTTTATTGCTAAAAGATGTTACCGCATTTACTAAAATATTCATTTTTTTGCTAAAGCTATATGTAGTTTCTGATTTTGAATGTTTAACTACATACATAGGAACTTGTTCATATCCAGTAATGTGCCAAACTCCTGCTAAGAATACTTCTCTTTCCCTAAATCTTAATAAACTTTTAACATACTTTCTACTCATTAACCTTGCGGTAACAATATTTTGAGGTAAATCAACGTCGGCTAAATAGCTAAGGAGCCGATAAAAAAAAGCACCAGATAGCTGCTCAAAAATTCCCCCTTTTCTAATTTTTTGAACTCCATAAACCACATCACAGTTTCTATCTAATAATTGCTGATAGAACAGACTAAATAATTCAGGTTCCTCCTCTAGATCGCAATCAATTAGAAATATTTTTTCGCCTTTAGCATAAGACAAACCAGTCATCATTGCCTTGTGATGTCCAAAGTTACGAGACAAATCTACTACTCTGATTTTGGAATTCTCTTCGTAGATCGAAACAGCTACTTCTAAAGAATCATCAGGCGACCCGTCATTAACAAAGATAATCTCGTAATTATCAGTTACTTTCTCTACCTCCACCTTTATCCGCCTATAAAACTCCTTCAGGTAAGGAGAAGAGTAATACATAGTTGTAACTATGGAAATGTCCATGTCAAAAACTTTTCATGAATTTTTTTGCGTTTTCACCCTCATTTAATATTAAATCTATAATACTTACATAGTGATCGAAGGGAGGGAACAGTTGTTTATATTCAGGGTATCCTGTGTAATCATAAAATATTACTTCTACTCCCGCAGAATCGAAAATTTCTATATTGAGATAATCATGCGCTGCTGGACCAGAGATGTATTGCGAAGCACCAGCTTGTTGACATAGACTGAGCAATCTCTCTGATTTACCTTCTAATAATTGATAATTTGAAGACCATGTAATTTTAGTTTCTATTTCTAATAAATTACAAATTTTTATAATAAAAAAATGATTGATATCACTCAATTTTGACATTTGTGCCTTTAAATACATATTTTTAAACCTGTCAATGTATTTATCAAAACATTTAGCTTTGCTGTAGTTATGAAAAAGGGACTTTAAATGTTTTTGATTCCAACTTGATTCTGAGATATTTGTTTCGTTGATTTTTTGAAAGTATTTTCCTTTAACCTCAACAGGAATAGTCAACCATTCTGTGCCTTTAGGAGTTTTAATTTTATTTCGATTTCTCCAATCTCTTCGAGTATATTGCATATCATCATACAAAATAAATTCATCTACACTATTGATTAAGTCAAAGTAACCTTTCCAAGGAATATAGTTTGACTGAACAATAGCTACCTTTTTGCCCATGTTACTTTTTTGCTAGAGGAACACTATAAACTTCTGCCATCTCAGCCTGAATCGGGAGTTTATTTAGAATTTTTCAACTACACTCTATTTCCACTAGTCACTTGCAGTGCCAGCACTGCATCAGATTATGGGCACTATAAGTGCTGTCTAACACTAAATAACATACTAAAGATAATAGAATCCGAGTTATTATACAAAACTGCTGAACACTATGCATCACAGCATAAGCGGTGTAACCTTGGAATGACCCGGCTATAGGCATGGCTGGCTTTTGAGCGCACCGCAAGTGTGATTTGCCAAAAATCAATCTGGTCAACCCCTCAAAACCGCTGAAGTATTTCCATGACTCGCATCCTCCTAATCGGCTGTACAGGGCAGGTTGGTAAAGAATTGCAACAAACCCTCGCCCCCTACCAGGAGATAGTTGCTGTTGGACGCCCTACTGTAGACCTCTCCCAGCCAGATATCCTTCGTCAAATAATTGGGGAAGTCCAGCCCCAGATTATCATCAATGCAGCTGCTTATACGGCTGTAGACAAAGCTGAGAGTGAACCGGAACTGGCAAAAGGTGTCAATGCGATCGCGCCCAGCATTCTTGCCCAGGAAGCCCAAAAACAGGGATCTTTCCTGATTCACATCTCTACCGATTATGTTTTCGATGGTAGCCAGAGTCACCCCTACGGGGAAACTGACGCCACTAACCCCGTTAGCGTCTACGGTGAATCTAAACTCGCTGGGGAAGAAGCCATTCGGGAAACCTGCACCCAACACCTGATTTTCAGAACTGCATGGGTATATGGCACTCACGGCAAAAGTAATTTTGTCAAAACCATGCTGCGATTGGGTGGAGAGCAAGAGGAAGTCCGCGTCGTTGCCGATCAAATTGGTAGCCCGACTTGGGCAAAAGATTTAGCACAAGCGATCGCCCAACTCATTCCCCATCTGACACCAGAAATCGCCGGAACCTACCACTACACCAATAGCGGTGTCGCCAGCTGGTATGACTTTGCTGTTGCCATCTTTGAAGAAGCCAAACACGTGGGGTTCCCCTTAAAAGTCCAGCGCATCATCCCCATTACTACTGCTGAATATCCCACTCCCGCACATCGTCCCGCCTATTCTGTCCTTTCGTGTGGGAAAATATCTGCGGTTATGGGAACTTATCCCCCCCACTGGCGACAGGGATTGCGGCAGATGTTACTGGAGTACATAGGCGATGAAAGCTTTAATTCTCTCCGGCGGTAAAGGCACGAGGCTGCGTCCTCTCACCTATACGGGGGCAAAACAACTCGTGCCCGTCGCGAACAAACCCATCCTCTGGTACGGCATCGAACGCATCGTTGCCGCAGGCATTACCGACATTGGTATTATTATCAGTCCCGAAACCGGCGCAGAAGTTCAAGCCAAAACTGGCGATGGCGATCGCTTCGGTGCCAGAATTACGTACATTCTCCAGGAACAGCCAGCAGGACTTGCCCACGCCGTCCAAATTGCCCAACCTTTCTTGGAAGATGCACCCTTCATCATGTACCTGGGCGATAACCTGATCCAGAACAATTTAGATCCATTTCTGGACACCTTCAAAGCCCAAAACTTGGACGCGATGATTCTCTTGCGTCCAGTGGCTAATCCCAGCGCCTTTGGTGTCGCCAAAGTGGATGAGAAGGGACGAGTATTGTATCTGGTGGAAAAACCCCAAGTTCCTCCCTCCAATCTTGCCTTGGTAGGGATTTACTTTTTCAACTACAGCATCCATCACGCCATTGCTTGTATCCACCCATCTAAGCGAGGCGAACTGGAAATTACAGATGCCATTCAATGCTTGATTGACCAGCAAAAAAACGTAGAAGCCTGTCAATTAGATGGCTGGTGGCTGGATACTGGAAAAAAAGACGATCTTTTGTCAGCCAATCAAATTATTCTAGATAGTTATCTCGTTGGTTCAGTTCAAGGTCAGCTGGATGACCAAACTCAAATCATTGGACGAGTGGAAATTGGTGAAGGGTCAAAAGTTGTTAACAGTACCATTCGGGGTCCTGCGATTATCGGTCGAGATTGCCACATCGAAAACTGCTTTATTGGCCCCTATAGTAGCATTGGTGATTGCAGCATCCTAATCGACGCCGATCTTGAGCATAGTGTTATCTTACAGGGCGCTCAAGTGGTGGGAATTCATCAGCGAATTGTAGATAGTCTAATTGGGCAACGCGCCCAGCTAACCGCGGCCCACCGCCGACCCAAGGCCCTGCGTTTTATGATTGGTGATGATTGCCACGTTGAACTAACGTGATCTATTTCGTTACAGTTAACTATTATTCAACAGATTTGGTTACTCAACTCATTAGATCGTTTCCGGAGGATAGCGAGGTTCCCTATCAGGTTGTTATTGTCAATAACTCTTTAGATGATGCTTCAATTGAGCAAGTCAAAACGGATAGTATTCTGATTCTTCAAGCAAAAACTAATCTAGGATTTGGCAAAGGCTGTAACTTAGGTTTAAATTGGATTTATGAGCAAGATAATGAAGCAATCGTCTGGATTATCAACCCGGACAGCTATCTTCTAGAAAAGACTCTAGAACAAGTGCCAGCCTTTTTTAAGACTTATCCAGAACTTTCTATTGTTGGCACTTTTATCTATACACCGGCAGGAGAAGTTTGGTTTGGTGGAGGACGCTTTATTCCTGAAACTGGAACAATTCTCTCTGAAAACCTGTTGTTGACGCATCCAAAATTAGCTTATATGCCCTGCGATTGGGTTTCGGGATGTAGTCTGCTGGTCAATTTCCGAAAGTTTCCCAGTTGTCCTGAGTTTGACCCGGCTTACTTTCTTTATTATGAAGATTTTGATTTTTGTAGACGCTATTCCCTACAGGGGCATTTAATCGGTATTACCTCTCTGATTCGCGTCGGACATCAACCATCTTCGATTACAAACAGAAACATTTTTAATAAAATCAAGCACAGTACCTATAGCTACTTGTTAACCTTGGAAAAATATGCAAGTTTAACAGTGCGATCGCTACGGTTTCTCCGTCTTATTTTCCATGCGTTTATGTTACTTGTAGTAAAACCGTCGGTCGCCCTTGGTAAACTTTACGGCGTCTTCCTCTATTTAAAAAAGCGATACTAACCTTGCTGTCTCCACTCCTAGTCAATCTTTCCTTCATTTTTTCCCAACCGACTGGCATCAGCACCTATGCCATAAATCTTTTTCCGCACCTCCAGCCTCTCGAACCAACCTTACTGACAGCCCAAAATTTTCCCAACTATCGCTGCTATCCAGTTCCGTCGGATCTAACCCCCGCACAAGGGTCAAAAGGGCATTTTCGCCGTCTGCTGTGGACGCAGCGGCAGTTGCCCGAAATTTACAAAAAATTGAATTCTAGTTTAATATTTTCCCCAGTTCCTGAAGCGCCGTTGTATGCGGGTTGCCGTTCAGTGGTAATGGTTCACGATCTCATCCCGCTGCGGTTTCCTAAACGCTTTTCTCCCCTAACGCCCTACTTCCGCTACTATATTCCCCAGGTTTTAGCGCAAGCTGAGCATATTATTTGTAACTCTAGCTCCACCGCTCAGGATATTATTGATTTTTTCCACATTCCAGAAGATAAAATTACGCCAATTCATTTGGCTTATGACGTCAATCATTTTCGGTTTCTAGATATTCCTAGAAGCAATTATTTCCTCTACATTGGTCGCCAAGATCCCTACAAAAATATTGCTCGGTTAATTGACGCATTCGCTACTTTACCAAGTTGCCGTGACAATGAATTATGGATAGCTGGATCTGGGGATAAGCGTTATACGCCTGTGTTGATGGCGCAGGTGGAACAGCTAAATATAAAGAATCAAGTAAAATTTCTAGATTACGTTTCCTACGAGGAATTGCCGACGCTAATCAATCAAGCGATCGCTCTTGTCTTCCCTAGCCTCTGGGAGGGCTTTGGACTGCCCGTTTTAGAAGCAATGGCGTGTGGCACCCCCGTGATTACTTCCAACCTCTCCTCGCTGCCAGAAGTCGCGGGTGACGCCGCCCTTTTAGTCAATCCCTACAACGTGGGAGAAATTGCCGATGCGATGCAGGCAGTGGTGACGGATTCAGGATGGCGATCGCGTCTTCGTCAAGCTAGTCTTGCTAGAGCCAGTCAATTTAGCTGGACAAAA
This Coleofasciculus sp. FACHB-T130 DNA region includes the following protein-coding sequences:
- the rffA gene encoding dTDP-4-amino-4,6-dideoxygalactose transaminase translates to MNIPFNKPFTTGREQEYLQQAIANAHLSGNGEFTKKCHAWLESEIGCYKALLTHSCTAALEMAAILAEIQPGDEVVMPSYTFVSTANAFVLRGGVPVFVDIRPDTLNINESKIEAAITPKTKAIAPVHYAGVGCEMDKIMEIAQHHQLLVIEDAAQGIGAAYKGRSLGSIGHLAAVSFHETKNVICGEGGALLVNDPELCDRAEIIWQKGTNRSQFFQGLVDKYTWVDIGSSYLPSEINAAFLWAQLESANTITRKRLDIWQQYDEAFADLEERGTVRRPIIPAECQHNAHMYYLLLPDLESRTALIEKLKVCGINAVFHYVPLHSSPAGRRYGRVCGNMNVTDDISNRLLRLPIFYELSDQQIQVITKAVKQFFHEN
- a CDS encoding class I SAM-dependent methyltransferase gives rise to the protein MKVCGMCGKHFEILGWTCTSCGHAPKLVDGYVAFAPQLAEASDGFEARFFTKLATLEAENFWFRSRNRLIIWALQRYFPQAKSFLEIGCGTGFVLWGIEQAFPKLRLWGSEIFTIGLDFAAQRLSKAELFQMDACKIPFANEFDVIGAFDVLEHIKEDGKVLAQMYQATKPGGGIVLTVPQHRWLWSQADDYAHHVRRYHAQELKTKVECAGFTVVRMTSFVSLLLPLMALSRLQQRKPNPNYDATSELRISGWMNAILESILYLEKTMIRLGFSFPAGGSLLLIASRS
- a CDS encoding acetyltransferase, encoding MSKIVIFGTGDIAQLAHFYLTHDSNHEVVAFTVDREYLKLSEFCGLPLVPFDEVEQNYSPEVHEMFIAVSYAKLNTVRTNKYNLAKQKGYKLISYISSKTTHWGDTQIGDNCFILEDVTIQPFVKIGNNVTVWSGNHIGHHSEIKDNCFITSHVVISGGVKICESCFIGVNATIRDHVTVAKGCVIGAGALILQDTQENGVYASDAAELSKVPSNRLRNL
- a CDS encoding class I SAM-dependent methyltransferase, whose amino-acid sequence is MNSKFNSIKEDVKYYYTEKLAIYGSVPQGVDWNSLESQQIRFEQLLKLCNQPAHFSINDYGCGYGSLFAFMAEKSYKFNYRGFDLSEAMIAKARELYHDKPNCYFSSDNNFSLVSDYTIASGIFNVKLDRSNQEWEEYIIETLNSINIISQSGFAFNILTSYSDREYMQDHLYYADPCFYFDLCKKRFSRNVALLHDYGLYEFTLIVRKNKI
- a CDS encoding glycosyltransferase family 2 protein; translation: MDISIVTTMYYSSPYLKEFYRRIKVEVEKVTDNYEIIFVNDGSPDDSLEVAVSIYEENSKIRVVDLSRNFGHHKAMMTGLSYAKGEKIFLIDCDLEEEPELFSLFYQQLLDRNCDVVYGVQKIRKGGIFEQLSGAFFYRLLSYLADVDLPQNIVTARLMSRKYVKSLLRFREREVFLAGVWHITGYEQVPMYVVKHSKSETTYSFSKKMNILVNAVTSFSNKPLIYIFYIGLFMALISAIFILDLVRRKLLFNTTLVGWTSLIVSIWFIGGLIICFLGVIGMYISKIFIETKNRPYTIVRQLYQRLEKHEQ
- a CDS encoding WbqC family protein; translated protein: MGKKVAIVQSNYIPWKGYFDLINSVDEFILYDDMQYTRRDWRNRNKIKTPKGTEWLTIPVEVKGKYFQKINETNISESSWNQKHLKSLFHNYSKAKCFDKYIDRFKNMYLKAQMSKLSDINHFFIIKICNLLEIETKITWSSNYQLLEGKSERLLSLCQQAGASQYISGPAAHDYLNIEIFDSAGVEVIFYDYTGYPEYKQLFPPFDHYVSIIDLILNEGENAKKFMKSF
- the rfbD gene encoding dTDP-4-dehydrorhamnose reductase — encoded protein: MTRILLIGCTGQVGKELQQTLAPYQEIVAVGRPTVDLSQPDILRQIIGEVQPQIIINAAAYTAVDKAESEPELAKGVNAIAPSILAQEAQKQGSFLIHISTDYVFDGSQSHPYGETDATNPVSVYGESKLAGEEAIRETCTQHLIFRTAWVYGTHGKSNFVKTMLRLGGEQEEVRVVADQIGSPTWAKDLAQAIAQLIPHLTPEIAGTYHYTNSGVASWYDFAVAIFEEAKHVGFPLKVQRIIPITTAEYPTPAHRPAYSVLSCGKISAVMGTYPPHWRQGLRQMLLEYIGDESFNSLRR
- a CDS encoding glucose-1-phosphate thymidylyltransferase; this encodes MKALILSGGKGTRLRPLTYTGAKQLVPVANKPILWYGIERIVAAGITDIGIIISPETGAEVQAKTGDGDRFGARITYILQEQPAGLAHAVQIAQPFLEDAPFIMYLGDNLIQNNLDPFLDTFKAQNLDAMILLRPVANPSAFGVAKVDEKGRVLYLVEKPQVPPSNLALVGIYFFNYSIHHAIACIHPSKRGELEITDAIQCLIDQQKNVEACQLDGWWLDTGKKDDLLSANQIILDSYLVGSVQGQLDDQTQIIGRVEIGEGSKVVNSTIRGPAIIGRDCHIENCFIGPYSSIGDCSILIDADLEHSVILQGAQVVGIHQRIVDSLIGQRAQLTAAHRRPKALRFMIGDDCHVELT